A single genomic interval of halophilic archaeon DL31 harbors:
- a CDS encoding ribonuclease II (PFAM: Ribonuclease II/R~KEGG: hla:Hlac_0359 ribonuclease II), whose translation MTESEDAQAQAGTAEGQGPVRITEALADALEEKREELFAEFELRDKFPGAVMREAERRVENVQQEIQDEVAIRKDLRDLTAWTTDPADAQDFDDAISVEQREEEYVLWVHIADVSHYVHPDSNMWEEAVERGNTVYLPGYTVHMLPPMLAETVCSLVPNEDRLAHTVEMHLDKENLSFETIDIYKSVINSDERLTYTQCENRLDDEDAPLHEENSLAFELADQLHEQRKEDGSLVLNPRRDRAHTLIEESMLKANKAVTHTLMWDRGVEAMYRVHPQPTPDQWSKALQEIQELDGVSIPGDAWGGDPRKAVNAALENSPGRSLDKIQRAVLKVMPRAKYMNDPFGGHHALNFDIYGHFTSPIRRLSDLINHWIVHENEVPENLIELCDRASNRQKDAETAERNYKQFMQDHRLDPYAVNNRGVEVVEDPEDADHDL comes from the coding sequence ATGACCGAATCCGAGGACGCCCAGGCCCAGGCCGGCACTGCCGAAGGGCAGGGCCCCGTTCGCATCACGGAGGCACTCGCCGACGCGCTCGAGGAGAAGCGCGAGGAGCTGTTCGCGGAGTTCGAACTCCGCGATAAGTTCCCCGGCGCCGTCATGCGCGAGGCCGAGCGCCGCGTCGAGAACGTCCAACAGGAGATTCAGGACGAAGTAGCGATACGGAAGGACCTCCGGGACCTGACCGCCTGGACCACAGACCCCGCCGACGCCCAGGACTTCGACGACGCTATCTCCGTCGAGCAGCGCGAAGAGGAGTACGTCCTCTGGGTCCACATCGCCGACGTGAGCCATTATGTCCATCCCGACTCCAACATGTGGGAGGAAGCGGTGGAACGAGGCAACACCGTCTACCTGCCGGGGTACACGGTCCACATGCTGCCGCCGATGCTCGCCGAGACAGTCTGCTCACTGGTCCCGAACGAGGACCGACTGGCCCACACTGTGGAGATGCATCTCGACAAGGAGAACCTCTCCTTCGAGACCATCGACATCTACAAATCCGTCATCAACTCCGACGAGCGACTCACCTACACCCAGTGTGAGAACCGGCTGGACGACGAGGACGCGCCGCTCCACGAGGAGAACTCACTCGCCTTCGAACTCGCCGACCAGCTGCACGAACAGCGCAAGGAGGACGGCTCGCTCGTGCTCAACCCCCGGCGAGACCGCGCGCACACGCTCATCGAGGAGTCGATGCTGAAGGCCAACAAGGCTGTCACGCACACGCTGATGTGGGACCGCGGCGTCGAGGCGATGTACCGCGTCCACCCCCAGCCCACTCCCGACCAGTGGAGCAAGGCGCTGCAGGAGATTCAGGAACTGGATGGCGTCTCCATCCCGGGCGACGCGTGGGGCGGCGACCCGCGGAAGGCCGTCAACGCTGCACTGGAAAACTCCCCAGGCCGTTCGCTCGACAAAATTCAGCGCGCAGTCCTGAAGGTGATGCCCCGGGCGAAGTATATGAACGACCCCTTCGGCGGCCACCACGCGCTCAACTTCGACATCTACGGCCACTTCACCTCGCCCATCCGGCGGCTTTCGGATCTCATCAACCACTGGATCGTCCACGAGAACGAGGTGCCCGAGAACCTCATCGAGCTCTGTGACCGTGCCTCAAACCGGCAGAAAGACGCTGAGACGGCCGAACGAAACTACAAACAGTTCATGCAGGACCACCGACTTGACCCCTACGCCGTGAACAACCGCGGTGTCGAGGTCGTCGAGGACCCCGAGGACGCCGACCACGACTTGTAG
- a CDS encoding hypothetical protein (KEGG: hut:Huta_1582 hypothetical protein), with product MSGDDGPLVPIDCPACETTTKVPLDDLAERIEAHNESVHDGEEHARVDPELAAAFQDLVVEDMGLLEEDEADDG from the coding sequence ATGTCCGGAGACGACGGTCCGCTGGTGCCAATTGACTGCCCGGCCTGCGAGACCACGACGAAGGTCCCCCTGGACGATCTCGCCGAGCGCATCGAGGCTCACAACGAGTCAGTCCATGACGGCGAGGAGCACGCCCGGGTGGATCCGGAGCTCGCGGCGGCGTTCCAGGACCTCGTGGTTGAAGATATGGGGCTGCTCGAAGAGGACGAAGCGGACGACGGCTGA
- a CDS encoding hypothetical protein (KEGG: hbo:Hbor_20880 hypothetical protein), translating to MFQQDRRGANETIGFVLVFSLIVLTVGVVLTAGYSGLQDARDAERVNNAERAFDVLADNIEDITHREAPSRGTEIRLAEASIGSGPPTHINISGFKNGSRVFTTGNYSTDSVVYRAEDTRIRYAGGAVTRIQGGGSTLLDPPGFVISQNHTIIPTVKLLVEDRTVAGAQTVLIRTDRSIREVEISENGGVDTLQFNVSTPAPDAWEGYLEGQGMSCTRTEQGSDRAKLSCTLEDVERVKTVWFLIEITFE from the coding sequence GTGTTCCAGCAGGACCGTCGGGGAGCGAACGAGACAATCGGCTTTGTGCTCGTCTTCTCGCTCATCGTCCTCACCGTCGGCGTCGTACTTACCGCCGGCTACAGCGGCCTGCAAGATGCCCGCGACGCCGAGCGGGTCAACAACGCCGAGCGGGCCTTCGACGTGCTGGCGGACAACATCGAGGATATCACCCACCGCGAGGCACCCAGCCGCGGCACCGAGATTCGGCTGGCGGAGGCCTCCATCGGCTCGGGCCCACCAACCCACATCAACATCAGCGGGTTCAAAAACGGGAGCAGGGTGTTCACGACGGGGAACTACAGCACGGACTCAGTGGTCTATCGCGCTGAAGACACCCGAATCCGCTATGCGGGCGGCGCCGTCACCCGGATACAGGGTGGCGGTTCGACCCTCCTCGACCCGCCGGGATTCGTCATTAGCCAGAACCACACCATCATTCCGACTGTCAAGCTGCTCGTTGAGGACCGAACCGTCGCCGGCGCACAGACGGTGCTCATTCGAACAGACCGCAGTATCCGGGAGGTCGAAATCAGCGAGAACGGCGGCGTCGATACCCTCCAGTTCAACGTCTCGACGCCTGCTCCGGACGCTTGGGAGGGCTATCTGGAAGGGCAGGGGATGAGCTGTACCCGGACGGAGCAGGGATCGGACCGCGCCAAACTCAGCTGTACGCTCGAGGACGTCGAGCGGGTGAAGACCGTCTGGTTCCTGATCGAGATCACCTTCGAGTGA
- a CDS encoding CRISPR-associated protein Cas2 (TIGRFAM: Protein of unknown function DUF196~KEGG: hla:Hlac_3579 CRISPR-associated protein Cas2): protein MRLAITYDVSDDGNRRRVYRTLERYGAWRQYSVFEVDVSKTERVELEDELESHIDPADGDRIRLYRLCQSCQESTTDLGDDPPDEQSNVL from the coding sequence ATGCGCCTGGCAATCACCTACGACGTTAGTGACGATGGGAACCGCCGCCGTGTCTATCGAACGCTCGAACGCTACGGCGCATGGCGACAATACAGCGTCTTTGAGGTCGACGTCAGCAAAACCGAACGGGTCGAACTCGAAGACGAACTCGAGTCACATATCGACCCAGCGGATGGCGATCGGATTCGGCTCTACCGTCTCTGTCAGTCCTGCCAGGAGAGTACGACCGATTTGGGTGACGATCCACCGGATGAACAATCCAACGTTCTCTGA
- a CDS encoding CRISPR-associated protein Cas1 (KEGG: hla:Hlac_3578 CRISPR-associated protein Cas1~TIGRFAM: CRISPR-associated protein Cas1~PFAM: CRISPR-associated protein Cas1), whose translation MKATEGMFNESVIYVTKQGTQVRTDGGRIVVWDVDGDEGQLATFPTEKLDTINVFGGVNFSTPFVAEANEHGIILNYFTQNGKYRGSFVPERNTIAEVRRAQYALDETAEIDIAGSMIAAKIRNSRTLLSRKGVHGTDVLKDLGMRATTVATKDDLRGVEGEASGRYFSRLDETLTDGWTFEKRSKRPPEDHINSLLSLTYVFMKNEVLSALRQYNLDPFLGVLHADRHGRPSLALDLQEEFRPIFCDAFVTRLVNRGVITHDDFTKENHLTDETFKTYCSKFDKFMHEEFTHPYFEYTVSRRKAIRQQAILLRKAITGELDEYHALTFSK comes from the coding sequence ATGAAAGCCACGGAGGGGATGTTCAACGAGTCGGTCATCTACGTCACGAAACAGGGCACACAGGTCCGCACGGATGGTGGCCGGATCGTCGTCTGGGACGTCGACGGCGACGAGGGCCAGCTCGCGACGTTCCCCACAGAGAAACTCGACACGATCAACGTCTTCGGTGGTGTGAACTTCTCGACGCCGTTCGTCGCGGAGGCGAACGAACACGGTATCATCCTGAACTACTTCACCCAGAACGGCAAGTATCGCGGCAGTTTCGTCCCTGAACGAAACACGATCGCTGAGGTCCGGCGAGCACAGTATGCACTCGACGAGACTGCTGAAATAGATATCGCAGGTTCGATGATCGCAGCGAAGATCCGAAATTCACGAACACTTCTTTCTCGAAAAGGCGTTCATGGGACGGACGTACTCAAAGACCTCGGTATGCGTGCGACGACTGTCGCAACAAAAGACGACCTCCGTGGTGTCGAAGGCGAGGCAAGCGGGCGGTACTTCAGCCGTCTCGACGAGACGCTGACGGATGGATGGACATTCGAGAAGCGATCGAAACGGCCGCCGGAAGATCACATCAACTCGCTGCTGTCGTTGACTTACGTTTTCATGAAAAACGAGGTTCTAAGCGCGCTGCGACAGTACAATCTCGATCCGTTCCTAGGTGTCCTGCACGCCGATCGGCACGGCCGTCCATCGCTGGCGCTCGATCTCCAAGAGGAGTTCAGACCAATTTTCTGTGACGCGTTCGTCACGCGGCTGGTAAACCGCGGCGTCATCACACATGATGATTTCACGAAGGAGAACCACCTGACTGACGAGACGTTCAAAACGTACTGCTCGAAATTTGATAAGTTCATGCACGAAGAGTTCACCCACCCGTATTTCGAGTACACCGTATCACGGCGCAAAGCCATCAGACAGCAGGCGATTCTGCTCCGAAAAGCAATTACGGGCGAGTTGGACGAGTACCACGCACTCACGTTCTCGAAGTAA
- a CDS encoding CRISPR-associated protein Cas4 (KEGG: hla:Hlac_3577 CRISPR-associated protein Cas4~TIGRFAM: CRISPR-associated protein Cas4~PFAM: CRISPR-associated protein Cas4), with the protein MTDDLINVADLNQFSYCPRRYWYLHFYDTQGRNYERIEGKTKHENQSTRGGWVNELYLESEAIGLKGKVDILDLEDGQVIPVERKRAESGDYYKSDELQLAGYCMLLEEHLDQPVRQGAIYLYETDQRMHIPITESHRETVREQIEAMQSMSVDDIPSLTDNPSKCDACSARTYCMPEETAMLEPEKARGTGWEGEV; encoded by the coding sequence ATGACTGATGACCTGATCAACGTCGCTGATCTCAACCAGTTTTCGTACTGTCCCCGGCGGTACTGGTATCTGCATTTCTACGATACCCAAGGCCGCAACTACGAGCGGATTGAGGGCAAAACAAAGCACGAAAACCAGTCGACACGAGGCGGCTGGGTCAATGAACTCTATCTCGAATCAGAAGCAATCGGGCTGAAAGGGAAAGTCGACATTCTTGATCTGGAGGACGGTCAAGTCATTCCAGTTGAGCGAAAACGAGCAGAGAGCGGCGACTACTACAAGAGCGATGAGTTACAGCTGGCGGGCTACTGTATGCTGCTTGAAGAGCATTTAGATCAGCCTGTTCGTCAAGGGGCGATCTACCTCTATGAAACTGACCAACGAATGCACATTCCCATAACTGAATCACACCGAGAAACAGTTCGAGAACAGATTGAGGCGATGCAATCGATGTCCGTCGACGACATTCCGTCTCTCACGGACAACCCCTCAAAGTGTGATGCCTGTTCGGCACGGACGTACTGCATGCCAGAGGAGACAGCCATGCTCGAACCGGAAAAGGCCCGCGGCACGGGCTGGGAGGGCGAGGTATGA
- a CDS encoding CRISPR-associated helicase, Cyano-type (TIGRFAM: CRISPR-associated helicase, Cyano-type~PFAM: DNA/RNA helicase, DEAD/DEAH box type, N-terminal~KEGG: mvu:Metvu_0004 CRISPR-associated helicase, Cyano-type~SMART: DEAD-like helicase, N-terminal): MTEFEVAGASLATEPPKPALEDRDFDCARAFQNRVIEWIHDGTDPVSVVRAPTGAGKTATFYELIESHDMTLLVYPTNALLRQQRERFKDDVDVAVLNANTLDGHGHERTEELISFVSKYAADYDAVLTNPDILQAAIQDMYIGSDPMRFFNDFDAIVYDEFHFYEALSASGLLLQIKIIAERHADPKILLASATPNEEFVRFLCEQVGLTVQNIDADYDTDGDQFRHRIVVRRHDDRKILDHQNEIAVDLKEKLDAVGDYDGPEIVLVFNSAKDSNDFHDFLYHEYPTVFEHTAKDNGFDTNDEGANLDETEFYILNTTSKGEVGLDYDVTTLYMEKPFTASAFLQRFGRAGRQSEATVDIYGLGQGPWGENVDFPIFVEQIHEGLDSTQMNQKLLADLVGFRAAYAITEREEGWNWFNQELREDFEANIDKYDQWYGFIQAVDAEHGQIKDGFGPGKYQQNDPEAKLLEFTKECFKTFRGLRGRSLSASIKYPRGDRLGITTYDLSTTLRNYNIVDVDDDNILVMGPSSDDVLSTVTARLPAYETEPTQYDQSTTKIERLLQTKIHRHIDEAELNNEFEVSTELLHRFFRIIRIVNAIIPSRITTPEYDIEIDSDSSGPPEIDVQPRQI; encoded by the coding sequence ATGACTGAATTCGAGGTTGCTGGCGCGAGCCTTGCGACGGAACCACCGAAACCAGCACTCGAAGACCGTGACTTCGACTGCGCCCGTGCGTTCCAAAATCGCGTCATCGAATGGATTCACGACGGCACAGATCCAGTGTCGGTCGTCCGTGCACCCACAGGAGCGGGCAAGACAGCAACATTCTATGAACTCATCGAGTCGCACGACATGACTCTTCTCGTCTATCCGACAAACGCGCTCCTCCGGCAACAGCGAGAGCGATTTAAGGACGACGTTGATGTCGCTGTGCTCAACGCGAATACGTTAGATGGGCACGGACACGAGCGAACAGAGGAACTGATTAGCTTCGTGAGTAAGTATGCGGCAGATTATGATGCGGTTCTCACCAACCCAGATATCCTGCAGGCAGCTATTCAGGACATGTACATCGGAAGCGATCCAATGCGTTTTTTCAATGATTTCGATGCGATTGTCTACGACGAATTTCACTTCTATGAAGCGCTGTCTGCAAGCGGGCTGCTGTTACAAATTAAGATCATAGCTGAACGGCATGCCGATCCAAAAATCCTTCTTGCGTCTGCAACTCCGAACGAGGAGTTTGTCAGGTTCCTTTGTGAACAAGTCGGATTGACGGTTCAGAATATCGATGCTGATTACGATACAGATGGCGATCAGTTCCGGCACCGAATAGTCGTCCGTCGACATGATGACAGGAAGATACTCGACCATCAAAACGAGATTGCCGTAGATCTCAAGGAGAAACTCGACGCAGTCGGCGACTACGACGGCCCAGAAATCGTCCTCGTATTTAACAGCGCGAAGGATAGCAACGACTTCCATGATTTTCTCTACCACGAGTATCCGACCGTTTTCGAGCACACCGCCAAGGACAACGGGTTCGATACGAACGATGAGGGAGCCAATCTCGACGAAACGGAGTTTTACATTCTGAATACGACGAGCAAGGGTGAAGTCGGACTCGACTACGATGTGACGACGCTGTATATGGAAAAACCGTTCACCGCGAGTGCGTTTCTCCAGCGGTTCGGGCGGGCCGGTCGCCAGTCAGAAGCGACTGTCGACATCTACGGTCTCGGACAAGGGCCGTGGGGCGAGAATGTTGATTTTCCGATCTTCGTAGAACAGATCCACGAGGGACTGGACTCGACGCAGATGAATCAAAAGCTGTTGGCTGATCTCGTCGGCTTCCGAGCGGCCTACGCAATTACAGAGCGTGAGGAAGGCTGGAACTGGTTCAATCAGGAGTTACGTGAGGATTTCGAGGCAAACATCGATAAGTACGATCAGTGGTACGGATTCATTCAGGCAGTCGACGCCGAGCACGGGCAGATAAAAGACGGGTTCGGCCCTGGAAAGTACCAACAAAACGACCCCGAAGCGAAACTGCTGGAGTTCACTAAAGAGTGTTTCAAAACCTTCCGAGGCCTTCGTGGACGGTCGTTGTCGGCGTCGATCAAATATCCTCGTGGAGACAGACTTGGCATCACGACCTACGACCTCTCGACAACGCTTCGCAACTACAATATCGTCGACGTTGACGACGATAATATTCTGGTCATGGGACCGTCGAGCGACGATGTTCTCTCAACCGTCACGGCACGTCTCCCGGCATACGAAACAGAGCCGACTCAATATGATCAGTCGACGACGAAAATTGAGCGGTTGCTCCAGACAAAAATTCATCGGCATATCGATGAGGCAGAATTAAACAACGAGTTCGAAGTCTCGACAGAGCTGTTGCACCGGTTTTTCCGAATTATTCGGATTGTTAATGCGATCATTCCATCCCGCATTACGACCCCCGAGTACGACATCGAAATTGACAGTGACTCCAGTGGCCCACCAGAAATAGATGTCCAGCCACGCCAGATATGA
- a CDS encoding CRISPR-associated protein Csc2 (TIGRFAM: CRISPR-associated protein Csc2~KEGG: mvu:Metvu_0006 CRISPR-associated protein Csc2), with amino-acid sequence MTLQYPTTGLEESFEIYRKRKPSVTLVIKRNVTEPTLFRNSSHDRAETQEFGDKLHAQVNGEKFTSKERLTGLSLLRKLDEEFVDDDFAYNEPTDLEGSLNIGTLTYGLAGTGDQDFAIKSRVIEGYTYTTEEYDLMNKETRNAVYESGTMRDDESGGGDQSEALFDFVKVQPGNDLVHFITLEAATGSMLLYTLHNILNTGKYGARETRTGRNIRNEVLGVVLGDHDTSLSTGEFLLEYHDEGDDLKASIGEYISSVRRTDWEVYGEIDGADPFPEWYERLEAVASREASDADEVLREEFAELMDAASDVFIGDD; translated from the coding sequence ATGACACTCCAATACCCAACCACTGGCCTCGAAGAATCGTTCGAAATCTACCGCAAACGCAAGCCCTCTGTCACACTCGTCATCAAGCGAAACGTGACAGAGCCAACGCTGTTCCGAAACTCCAGTCATGATCGCGCCGAAACCCAGGAGTTCGGCGACAAACTGCATGCCCAAGTCAACGGAGAGAAGTTCACCAGCAAGGAACGACTAACTGGACTGTCGCTCCTCCGAAAGCTCGATGAGGAGTTCGTCGACGACGACTTTGCCTACAACGAACCCACCGATCTCGAAGGCTCACTGAACATCGGGACACTCACCTACGGACTGGCAGGGACGGGCGATCAGGACTTTGCGATCAAATCCCGGGTCATCGAGGGCTACACGTACACTACCGAGGAGTACGACCTGATGAACAAGGAAACCCGGAACGCAGTCTACGAATCCGGGACGATGCGAGACGATGAGAGTGGTGGTGGAGATCAGTCCGAAGCTCTCTTTGATTTCGTGAAGGTCCAACCCGGCAACGACCTCGTTCACTTCATTACCCTTGAAGCAGCAACCGGTTCGATGCTCCTGTATACGCTCCACAACATCCTCAACACCGGAAAATACGGAGCCCGTGAAACCCGAACCGGACGAAACATCAGAAATGAGGTCCTCGGTGTCGTTCTCGGAGATCATGATACGTCGCTGTCGACTGGAGAGTTCCTATTAGAGTATCACGACGAGGGCGACGACCTCAAGGCCAGTATTGGAGAGTACATTTCGTCTGTTCGTCGGACCGACTGGGAAGTGTACGGTGAGATTGATGGAGCAGATCCATTCCCTGAGTGGTACGAACGGCTGGAGGCAGTCGCCAGCCGGGAGGCAAGCGACGCTGACGAGGTGCTCCGTGAGGAATTTGCGGAGTTGATGGACGCCGCGTCTGACGTTTTTATTGGTGATGATTGA